In the Gossypium arboreum isolate Shixiya-1 chromosome 10, ASM2569848v2, whole genome shotgun sequence genome, one interval contains:
- the LOC108462307 gene encoding probable inactive receptor kinase At3g08680 produces the protein MGDASKGMNAFVRLLHTEFSLKDMGALHYFLEVEVTHSNKQQVVSHSIAEAEYKGLAAATSDVTWLVSLLNELNFCSTDVLTEKVFDGSLLVGEVPAYDQVADILTKPLSASHFTHFQQLLQVFCVSLEYLFLDANLSEGPIPPSLSSLRGLEALDVSNNNLSGGVPKFLMRFGALKYLNLFFNNFEGVIPSEGVLKNASDIFVEGNSKLCGVIPEFHLSRCSSKKSSRTFVKLKIAISL, from the exons ATGGGAGACGCATCTAAGGGCATGAATGCTTTTGTACGACTGTTACACACTGAATTCTCTCTTAAAGACATGGGAGCTCTTCACTATTTCTTGGAAGTTGAGGTCACTCA ctCTAATAAACAACAAGTTGTGTCTCACTCCATTGCCGAAGCTGAGTACAAAGGGTTGGCTGCAGCAACATCTGATGTTACTTGGTTGGTTTCATTATTGAACGAATTGAATTTTTGTTCTACTGATGTTCTTACT GAAAAAGTGTTTGATGGTTCTCTTCTTGTTGGTGAAGTTCCGGCATACGATCAGGTTGCAGATAttctcacaaagcctttgtcgGCATCacattttactcattttcaacAACTTCTTCAAGTCTT TTGTGTAAGTCTAGAGTACCTGTTCTTGGATGCCAATTTGTCTGAAGGGCCTATTCCTCCATCTTTGAGTTCATTGAGGGGTCTTGAGGCATTGGATGTATCCAACAATAATCTTTCAGGTGGGGTTCCAAAATTTCTTATGAGGTTTGGAgctttaaagtatttaaatctcTTTTTCAATAATTTTGAAGGAGTGATACCAAGTGAAGGAGTGCTCAAGAATGCAAGTGATATATTTGTTGAGGGAAATAGTAAGCTTTGTGGAGTCATCCCTGAGTTCCACTTATCAAGATGTAGCtcaaaaaaatcatcaagaacTTTCGTTAAATTGAAAATTGCAATATCGTTGTGA